In Brevibacterium pigmentatum, the sequence ATGTGGACGCGACGGGATTCCATCGGCTGTCGCAGTGCTTCGAGGACGTCGCGGGAGAATTCGGGAGCTTCGTCGATTTAACTTACTCGAAGGTTGTGTGTAGAGCTTTGACCTGGAACAACACGTCGCACACACTTGCACGACAAGCGCACAGGCGTCTCACCTGAGTAGCACAACTTTAGTTACCCGCCGCTGACAGCCGAATTTACGACTTTCCCAGCGCCTTGCGCATGTTCTCGACGGCCTCAGGTACTCCCGGCGCGAACGTGATGTCCTGCCCACCCACGCGCCCGGTGAACTCCCGCAACGGCCGCAAACTCGTGATGATCTTCTTCAACGACGCCCCAGTCGCGGCCTGCATAAATCTCGACACGGCCAACGCGGTAGACACGACAGTCAGGTGCGCCTCAGAAGTAGGTATGTGGCGACTTACTGGAGAGCTATGTGGCGGCCCGACAATTGAGAGCAGTAGCTGTGTCAGTATGTTTGGGCATGAAGCCACTCGGGCTGAGGTCGGGGACGCGGCGCTTGCCTCAGGCGTTACAGAGACTGAAGCGGGTGGTTGACGAAGGGAGCGCCTTCGACGACGGCGACGGCTGGGTTGACAGCCAGGAAGATCTTGCCGCTCGGCGTGTTCGACTAAGTGGTCAGCCCGTTAGGCATGTCCCAGACGATGCATAATTGCCCAAGCTTCTAGATGAGATTGAGGATTCCTGATATCGAAGTTCGTGTAGTAGGCGGTGCACCAGCCTTGCCAAAAGTCGTGGTCGATATCTTGCCCCCACGTCGACACCCGCGGACATCCGATGTGCTCTATGCTTCGTCCTGAAGCTCGCCGCAAGTAGGGGGCTGCATTTGTGCGGAATCGTGGGCCTGACCGGGCCAAGAGAGACCGGATGTGCGCAAGGGGCACTCCGTAGGCAACCGATTCGGATCCATAATGTGCTCTGTCTTTGGAATGAGGGGAGCGGCGCGTCCCTTCGTACGAGATACTGAGATAAGTAGTAGCGTCCTAGTGGGCATAGCGTTGGCGAAGCGCAGAGACTCGCGTCCTATGACAATTATCGGGCGTGCCGTAATTGAGAGTGTAGGTCCGGTCTGGGCTCACCGGACTCGAAGAGAAGTCTGGCAACGTAGTGGGCGAAGTTTCGAACTCCTAGTGCCGATTCCCGCAGATGCTGGAGTCTGCTGTTAACGGCCCCGATTAGGCCACCTGACGTCCCGGCTGGGTGAAGATCGCGAAAACATCAGCGGCTGGACTCTATAGAGTCCAGCCGCCTGAGCTGCCCAGCCCTGGTGGCTGCCTCGCTGTCAGGGCGTCGACGACCGGCTGGAGGAGCTTCACACCGTCTCCGCGGTCGATGGTGTTCTAGGCGCTGACGCTGTCTGGGCGGATGGTGAAGTCCAGGTGCCTTTGAAAGTGCTCAAGCTTCGGTCTGCGAAAAGTTTCGTGATCCCCTCTTGCCGCCTGGCGGTGATCAGACTGGCAACCGTAGGCGGAGCCCTAGTCCGCGTGTCCGACGTGATTGCGGGCGATCCTGCGGACAGCGGTGCTACGGACCAGCCGTCTACCGTTCCGTCGGCACCAGTCGTGGACGGTGATTGGGGCAGAACTCGAGGACCTTTGTGCCTGGTGATGTACTGCCACTAAAGTTGTGGAACTCAGGTCAGATACACGCGCAACGACGCATCAGCGCTTCGCTTCCCTATCTAGAGGTTATCTCTACCGAGTGAGTAACGACTTCTGATGGAAGAAAGCGCACACCGTTTAGTACCTGGGCAACAATCTCGACCGCGCGCGCCCCGAAATCTGCGGCGCGAAGATTCACTGCCACGACGGATTCATTCGCATCGGCGGCATATGCGCTGCTAACAAGCGAACCTATCGCGATATCGGTATTTGGATTTCGTCCGGATTTCGTGATCTCAACAAGTGCACGTTGGGCAAATCCCTGTGGACCAAACACAATTCCACCGATCTGAGGGTCGGTGACGATTCTCCGGACGACGGAATGAATCTCATGGTCACTAGCGGTGATCGGTAACGGGTGCTCACTCGGCCCCACGTCGAATTCATGACAGTAGTCACGATATCCGTCGCACATGTCTTTTGTCGCTGAAGACTGAAACTTTGCATCGCTGCAGACAAGCGCAATCCGACCGTGACCGCGTTGATGCAGTAGACCGGCAACCTTCGCCGCCGTTCCACGATGGTCCGCTTGGACCGTTGCATCAACTTGCGACTGCTTCGGGCCCAAAACCCGCCCAGCAGTCACCACTGGTAGATCCGAGTCGATAAATGCCGCTAGCGCCGGATCATCGCCAATCGGGTCGACGACGATGACCGCGTCCACCTGGGGTAAGGCCCCGGCAGTCGTGCTCGGATCTCGAGCGATCAGAAGCAGATCGCAGTCGATTTGGGCCGCTGCAGCCGTCGCACCGTGTGCGAATTCCATAAAGTAGCCGAAGCTGCGTACCTGCAGGGGGATGTAGAGCCCGATCGCATTCGACCGTCCGCTCCGGAGCCCTCGGGCGATTCGATTTCCCCTATACCCGAGTTCTTTCGCAGCTTGCTGCACTCGATCTCTCGTCGCAGCTGACATCCGGCCGCGACCAGCCAGCGCGTCGGAGACGGTGGTTTTGGAGAGACCCAGGTGGGTCGCGAGTCCCACTAGCGTCGGGCGCGGCGGTCCGGTTCTATCGCCTCGGGGCATGGAAATGTCGTCGTTGTCTCTCGTGGTGAGCATTAGCACCCGCTGGGGAGTAGTCCATGTGATCAACTTACATCGACTTTCAGATGCAACCTTGACTTTGGGTGTGATGTAGGTAACGTTTGAGCCATGCCGGAACGTTCCGTCACTGTTGATAAGCGTCGGCAACTCCATGTTTCTCGGAAGGGTCCCTTCATGAACTTCGACATTCGGCCGCCAACCCGCATTGCACGAACCGCCATAGTTTGGGTCGTAATCATCGACTTCGCACTCCTCCTGTTTCCACCGCTGCATTGGAGCCTGGCTAGCCTCAATCCAGCCTATGCCCTGATCTCCCTCGTGCTTTCGAGCGCAATCGTCACCGCATCGTTGCCTCTTATCAGTCACATCAATCGCAGAGCGGAAGGTGAAGCATGAATATCCTCATCGGCTACGGTGGCGTCCTGGTCCTGTTCTTGCTCATCGTTTTCGTCCTCGAGCGAAGCAGAAGGGCAAAGGCGACGACTAACTTCAGCGAGTACGCCACCGCTGGGCGCTCGTTCGGCTCGTTCTATTCCACAATGGCCTTCGTCAACACCTGGCTGCCTGGCACAATCTTCATTTCGTTCGCAGGATTGGCCGCGTCATCCGGTTTGGTCGGGTACTACTTCGTTCCCTACTCACTCATTGCCGTGCTGCTGATGTTCTTCCTCGCCAAGCCTGTCCACATGTGGGGAAAGAAATTCGATCTGCGGACCCAAGCCGACCTTCTCGGCTTCCGATATGGGT encodes:
- a CDS encoding LacI family DNA-binding transcriptional regulator, producing the protein MQRWKQEECEVDDYDPNYGGSCNAGWRPNVEVHEGTLPRNMELPTLINSDGTFRHGSNVTYITPKVKVASESRCKLITWTTPQRVLMLTTRDNDDISMPRGDRTGPPRPTLVGLATHLGLSKTTVSDALAGRGRMSAATRDRVQQAAKELGYRGNRIARGLRSGRSNAIGLYIPLQVRSFGYFMEFAHGATAAAAQIDCDLLLIARDPSTTAGALPQVDAVIVVDPIGDDPALAAFIDSDLPVVTAGRVLGPKQSQVDATVQADHRGTAAKVAGLLHQRGHGRIALVCSDAKFQSSATKDMCDGYRDYCHEFDVGPSEHPLPITASDHEIHSVVRRIVTDPQIGGIVFGPQGFAQRALVEITKSGRNPNTDIAIGSLVSSAYAADANESVVAVNLRAADFGARAVEIVAQVLNGVRFLPSEVVTHSVEITSR